The sequence below is a genomic window from Acidobacteriota bacterium.
CACGATCGACGGCGCGTTCGGCGGCTGGAAAAAGGCCCAGAAGGCTCACTTCGACGACGGCGGCGTCTTCGACGCCGTGACGGCCGCCACGCAGGGCGCCCGGTGACGACGAAGCGCCGACAAGGCGTCCTCCCGGGCTTCGCGCCCGCGCTCTCCCTGGCTTCGCTCTACGTGGGCCTCGTCGTCGTCCTTCCGCTCGCCGCGCTCGCGCTGCGCGCTGCGAGCCTCACGGGCGATGACTTCCTGCGAATCGTCACGGCGCCGCGCGCCCTCGCCGCGTACCGGTTGAGCTTCGGCGCGGCGCTCCTCGCCGCGCTCCTGAACGCCGTCTTCGGCCTTCTCGTCGCGTGGGTCCTCGCGCGCTACCGCTTCCGCGGGCGCGCGATCCTCGACGCGTTCGTGGACCTTCCGTTCGCGCTCCCGACGGCCGTCGCGGGCCTCACGCTTACGGCGCTCTACTCAGGCCAAGGCTGGATCGGCCGGTTCCTCGAGCCGCTCGGCCTGAAGGTGGCCTTCGCGCCGGCCGGCGTCGTCCTCGCGCTGACGTTCGTCGGCCTGCCGTTCGTCGTGCGCGCCGTCCAGCCCGTCCTTCAGGATCTCGACCCCGAGCTCGAGGAGGCCGCCGGTGTCCTCGGGGCCTCCCGCCTGCAGGCGTTCCTGCGCGTCGTCTTCCCGAACCTTCTCCCGCCGCTCCTCACGGGGTTCACGCTCGCGTTCGCGCGCGCCCTCGGCGAGTACGGCTCGATCGTGTTCATCTCGGGGAACCTCCCGATGAAGACCGAGATCGCGCCGCTCCTGATCGTCACGAAGCTCGAGCAGTACGACGAGGCCGGCGCCACGGCGATTGCGGTCGTCCTCCTCCTCGCCTCCTTCGCCCTCGTCTTCGCCGCGAACGCCCTCCAGCGCTGGACGCGAAGGCGTGCCGGCGCCTCGGCCATGGCCGCGAGCCGCGGCTTTCGCCCCGCGCCGACGCTCGCCGAGCGGCCCGCAGTCCGCCGTGCCCTCGTGGGCGCCGCGCTCGCGTTCCTCGGTCTCTTCGTCTTCCTCCCGCTCGCGTCGGTCTTCGCGCAGGCGCTCCGGAAGGGCCCGGCCGCGTACCTCGCCGCGATCACGGAGCCGAACGCCCTCGCGGCGATCCGGCTCACGCTCCTGACCGCCGCGCTCGTCGTGCCGTTCCATCTCGTCTTCGGCCTCCTGACGGCCTGGCTGGTCGCGAAGTTCCGGTTCCGGGGCAAAGGGTTCCTCGTCGCGCTCGTAGACCTCCCGTTCGCGGTCTCTCCCGTCATCGGCGGTCTCGTCTTCGTCCTCCTCTTCGGCCGGCGCGGCCTCCTCGGACCGTTTCTTCAGCTGCACGACTGGAAGGTGATCTACGCGGTGCCGGGCATCGTGCTCGCGACCATCTTCGTCACGTTCCCGTTCGTGACGCGCGAGGTGCTCGCGGTGATGGAGGCGCAGGGCAATGCCGAGGAGGAGGCCGCACTCACGCTCGGCGCAAACGGGTGGCAGACGTTCTTCCGCGTGACGCTCCCGAAGGTGCGGTGGGGGCTGCTCTACGGCGTCGTCCTCTGCAACGCGCGCGCGATGGGAGAATTCGGCGCCGTGTCGGTGGTCTCGGGACACATCCGCGGGGTCACGAACACGATCCCGCTGCACGTCGAGATCCTCTACAACGAGTACGACATGACGGGCGCCTTCGCCGTCGCGTCCCTCCTCACGTTCCTCGCGCTCGTGACGCTCGCCGTCCGGAAGCTCGAGGAGGCCCGGGTGGCCGCGCGATGAGCGTCGAGGTCCGCAACCTCGCGCGCCGATTCACGGACGACGGCCCGCCCGCGGTGGCCGACGTGTCGTTCACGGCGCCGACGGGCGCGATCACGGCCGTGCTCGGCCCTTCCGGAGCAGGCAAGTCGACGGTCCTCCGGATCATCGCGGGCCTCGAGGAGCCCGACGCGGGCCGCGTCCTTCTCTCGGGCGAGGACGTCACGACGACGCCGGTCCAGAAGCGCGGCGTGGGCTTCGTCTTCCAGGGTTACGCGCTCTTCGGCCACCTGACCGTGCGCGAGAACGTGGCTTTTGGTCTTCGGGTCCGCCGTGTCCCGCGCCGGGAGGCCTTCGCGAAAGCCGACGAGCTCCTCGCTCGCGTGCAGCTCGACGGCCTCGAGGGGCGGCGCCCGAACGAGCTCTCCGGCGGGCAGCGGCAGCGCGTCGCGTTCGCGCGTGCCCTCGCCGTGAACCCGCGCGTCCTCCTCCTCGACGAGCCGTTCGGCGCGCTGGACGCGGGCGTGCGGCTCGAGCTCGGCGAGTGGCTCCTCCGACTGCACGACGAGACGGGCCTCACGACGCTCCTCGTCACACACGACCAGCCCGAGGCCTTCTCCCTCGCCTCGCACCTCGTCGTCCTCTTCGACGGGAAGGTCGCGCAGGCCGGCACGCCTGCCGAGCTGCGGGCGCAGACAACCGACGAACGCCTCGCGGCCTTCCTGAGAGTCGTCCGGCGCTGAACGGTCTGGCGCACCGACCGTCCCGGCTCTCCCCTGTAGCATCCCGCGCAGGGGGAACATCATGAAGAGGATCGCCGGTACCGGAATCATCCTCGCCTCGGTTCTCGGCGGGATCGCCGGAAGCCTCGCCACTGTGGCCGTCCGTAGCGCCAACGCGGTCGCCGCCCCTCAGACGGTCGCGGGAACGTCGACGATGGCGCTCCCGCCTTCGGCCGAGGCGAGAATCGCGCAACTGGAGCAGAAGCTCGCCGCCCTGAAAACCGCCTACGAGGGCCATGGCCATCCGTACACGGCCCCGGGCTGCGGCGGGCGCGTGGCCCTGTCCGTCTTCAAGGAGTTCCTCTCGCGGCCGTCACCGCCCCCTTACACGATCTGCCTCATCCCGGACGGATCGAGCCCGATCGCGGCGGGGACGACCTCAAAGCCGGTGGCCGCCCACTGATGCCGCAGGCCGGGCCGCTCGATCCGGAGTCCCTCCGCCTCGAGGAGGATCGCTCCCGCAAGGCGAACTGGAAGCGCTGGGGGCCGTACCTTTCCGACCGCCAGTGGGGCACGGTGCGAGAGGACTACGGCGCCGAGGGCCAGCCCTGGACGTACTTTCCGCACGATCACGCGCGCTCGCGCGCCTACCGCTGGGGCGAGGACGGCCTCGCGGGTTTCTCCGACCGCCACGGCCTGATCTGCCTCGCGCCGGCGCTCTGGAACGGGCACGATCCGATCCTCAAGGAGCGCCTCTTCGGCCTCTCCGGGCCCGAGGGCAACCACGGCGAGGACGCGAAGGAGTACTGGTTTCACCTCGACGGGACGCCGACGCATTCGTACATGCGGATGCTCTACAAGTACCCGCAGGCCGAGTTTCCGTACCGCGCCCTCGTCGAGGAGAACGCGCGGCGGACGCGCCTCGATCCCGAGTTCGAGCTCCTCGACACCGGTGTCTTCGCGGAAAGCCGCTACTGGGACGTGTTCGTCACGTACGCGAAGGCCTCGGCGGAGGACCTCCTCGTGACGATCGAGGCCGTCAACCGCGGCCCCGACGCGGCTCCGCTCCACGTCCTCCCGACGATCTGGTTTCGCAACACGTGGTCGTGGGGCCTCGATGCGCGCCTGCCCCGCCTCGAGGCGTCGGCGCCTCCGGCCGGCGCCGCGGCGATCGCGGTCCACCACCCGTATTACGGCGGCCGGACGCTCTACGTCGAGGGTGCGCCGGATCTCCTCTTCACGGACAACATCTCGAACGCCCGGAAGCTCTGGGGCGCCGAGGACGAGGGCCGGTTCGTGAAGGACGCCTTCCACGAGCGCGTCGTCCACGGCGTCACGGAAGCCGTGAACCCGGCGGGCTACGGGACGAAGGCGGCCGCCTGGTTCCGTTTCGACGTCCCCGCGGGCGAATCGCGCACGGTGCGGCTGCGCCTCACGGACCGCTCCCTCGCGGCGCCGTTCGACGAGGAGTTCGACCGAGTCCTCGCGGCGCGCCGGGACGAGGCGGACGCCTTCTACGCCCGCGTGATTCCCCGCGAGCTCTCCGCCGACGCGAAGAACGTGATGCGGCAGTCGTTCGCGAGCATGCTCTGGTCCAAGCAGTACTACGGCTACGACGTCGCGCGCTGGCTGAGGGGAGACCCCGGCCAGCCGTCCGCTCCGGACGAGCGTCTCCGCGGGCGCAACGCAGCCTGGCAGCACCTCTTCAACGCCGACGTCCTCTCGATGCCGGACAAATGGGAATACCCGTGGTACGCCGCGTGGGACCTCGCCTTCCACACGATCCCGCTCGCGCTCGTGGACCCTGACTTCGCCAAGGACCAGTTGGTCCTCCTCCTGCGCGAGTGGTACATGCACCCGAACGGGCAGCTCCCCGCGTACGAGTGGAAGTTCGAGGACGTGAACCCGCCCGTTCACGCGTGGGCCGCGTGGCGCGTCTACAAGATCGACGCGAAGCGGTCTGGCACGCCCGATCGCGCGTTCCTCGCGCGCGTCTTCCACAAGCTGCTCCTGAACTTCACGTGGTGGGTGAATCGCAAGGACCAGGACGGAAACAACGTTTTCCAGGGAGGCTTCCTCGGGCTCGACAACATCGGTCTCTTCGACCGAAGCAAGCCGCTCCCGTTCGGCGCCACGCTCCAGCAGTCCGACGCGACGAGCTGGATGGGGATGTACTGCCTGAACATGGGCACGATCGCCCTCGAGCTGGCCCGCGAGGACAAGGCCTACGAGGACATCGCCTCGAAGTTCTTCGAGCACTTCATGTACATCTCGAAGGCGATGAACGCGCCGGAGCACGGCACGGGGCTTTGGGACGAGTCGGACGGCTTCTTCTACGACGTCCTTCGCCTCGCCGACGGCCACGGCATCCCGATGAGGATCCAGTCCATGGTCGGCCTCATCCCGCTCTTCGCCGTCGCGACGCTCGAGCCCGCCCACCTCGAGGCCTTCCCCGGCTTCCGCCGACGGATGCAGTGGTTCCTCGACCACGGCGCGGCGTATGGCGCGAAGGTCGAGACGCAGACAACGGCCGCGGGGACGCGCCGCCTGCTGTCCCTCGTGGGGAGGGAGCGCCTTCGGCGCATCCTCGACCCGCTCCTCGACCCCGACCGCTTCCTGTCCGACCACGGGATCCGGTCGCTTTCCCGGGCGCACCGGGACCGCCCCTTCGTCGTGCCATGGGACGGCCGCGAGTTGCGCGTCGACTACGAGCCGTCCGAGTCGCGGACCAGCCTCTTCGGGGGCAACTCGAACTGGCGCGGCCCCGTCTGGTTTCCGGTGAACTTCCTGCTGATCGAGTCGCTCCAGAAGTTCCACCACTTCTTCGGCGACACCTTCACGGTGGAGTTTCCGAAGGGCTCCGGACGCGAGCTCAGCCTCTGGCAGGTCGCCGACGAGCTTTCCCGGCGCCTCACCGGGATCTTCCTCGCCGGGCCGGACGGCCGGCGGCCCGCGTTCGGCGGGACCGGGATCTTCCAGGCGGACCCCCACTGGAGGGACCTCCTCCTCTTCCACGAGTACTTCAACGGCGACGACGGAGCCGGGCTCGGCGCCTCCCACCAGACGGGCTGGACCGGCCTCGTGGCCAAGCTCCTCCAGCAGGCCGGAGACGGCCGGCCGGAATAGAGGCGCCCCTTCGCGTCATCCACCCCTGCACGTGGAGCGACAACCCTGAGACAGAGTCTTTGATCCAGTCGCAATCTCACTTCCGTAGTGGTATGAAGAACCCGCACCTCGAGCGCATTAAAGGAGGACCCATGAATCGTCGCCAGTTCGCCGCCACCCTCGGTGCCGCCGTCGCCGGCCTCGTCGCCGGCAAGACCCTCCTCGCCGACGACAAGCCCGCCGACAAGCCCGCCAAGCACGCCTGCAAGGGCTTGAACGCCTGCAAGGGCCAGGGCGGCTGCGCCACGAAGGAGAACTCCTGCGCGGGCGCGAACGCGTGCAAGGGCAAGGGCGGCTGCGCCACCGCGGCCAAGCACGACTGCGCCGGCAAGAACGAGTGCAAGGGCCAGGGCGGCTGCAAGTCCGGCGACAACAAGTGCGCCGGCAAGAACTCGTGCAAGGGCAAGGGCGGCTGCGCCAGCCCGATGAAGAACGCGATGAAGCCGAAAGCCGCCGCGCCAGCGAGCTGACCTCCGATTTCCATGGGTGACCGCTTCGGGCTGCCCGACCTCGGCGTGGGGGTCGGGCTCCGCACCGTCCACTTCGGACACATCCTCGCGAAGAAGCCCGACGTGGACTTCTACGAGGCCCTCACCGAAAACTTCCTCGACACGGGCGGGCGTCCGCTTCACGTCCTCGACCGCGTTGCGGAGCGGACGCCCGTCGTGCTGCACGGGGTCTCGATGTCGATCGGCGGGACCGACCCCCTCGACTTCGACTACCTCCGGAAGGTCAAGTCGCTGGCACACCGGACGAAAGCGCTCTGGGTGTCGGACCACCTCTGCTTCACGGGCGTCATGGGCCGCAACACGCACGACCTCCTCCCCCTCCCCTACACGGAGGAGTCCCTGAAGCACGTCACGAAGCGCGTCAAGACGGTCTCGGACGTCCTCGAGCGGCCGCTCGTCCTCGAAAATCCGTCTTCTTACGTCGAGTTCCGCGCGTCGACGATCCCCGAGTGGACGTTCTTCGACCGCCTCCTCCGGGACGCCGACTGCGGAATGCTCCTCGACGTCAACAACGTCTACGTGAGCTCCGTCAACCACGGCTTCGATCCCGTCGCCTACCTCGACGCTCTCCCCCACGACCGCGTCGTCCAGTACCACCTCGCCGGCCACACCGACAAGGGAACGTACCTTCTCGACACGCACAGCGCGCGCGTGAAGGACGAGGTCTGGAGCCTCTTCCGCCACGCGAACGCTCTCACGGGCCCGCGCGCGACGCTTCTCGAGTGGGACGAGGACATTCCGGACTTCGAGACCGTCCACGCCGAGGCGAAGAAGGCGCTCGCCCACCGGCCTCCCCTCGTTCGGGTCGAAGCCCGCGTGACCGCGGCCGCCCATGCCTGAACTTCGCGCGCTCGAACGCTGGATGCAGGCCTCGATCGTGCACCCGGGCACGATCGAGGAGGCGATCCGCAGCCGCGCCGCCACGCGGCACGTCCCGCTGCGCGAGGCCGAGCGCGCGATTCTGCCCTCGAAGACGATGGCGCCTCTCGAGCGGCTGGCCGTCTACCAGGGCATGTACCCCCTCCGGATGCACGACGCGCTCGCAGCCGACTATCCGGGGCTCCGTGCCTTTCTCGGACACCACCTCTTCGAGCACTTCGTGGCCGACTACGTCGCGGTCCACCCGTCGCGGAGCTACACGCTCAACCGGCTCGGCGACCACGTCCCGGACTTCGTGAAGACGTGGCATCACCCGAAGCGCGCGTTCCTCGCGGACCTCGCCCGGCTCGAGCTCGCCGTCACGGAGACGTTCGACGCGGAGGACGATGCCGCGCCCGCGGCCCCGCCCGCGCACGTCGACTCCGACTGGGAGAGCCGCCGGTTCGGCATCGCGCCGACGCTGCGCCTCCTCGCCTTCCGGCACGCCGCCGGGCCCGCGCTCGACGCGCTCAAGGCAGGACGAAAGGCCTCGACCCGCCCGAAGGCGTCGTGGGCCGCCGTCCACCGCCGGAGCTTCGTCGTCTACCGGCTGGACCTCTCGCGCGGGGAGTTCCACCTGCTGGCGGCGCTGGCCGCCGGCGAGAGCCTCGGGAAGGCGCTGCGCCTCGCGGCGCGCAAGGCGCGGAGCCCGCTCTCCCCCGCGGCCGTCCGCAAGGCATTCCGCATCTGGACCTCGGAGGGGATCCTCCGGGCCTGAACGGTCAGGGCTTCGGCTTCGGGGGCGGCAGCTCGCGCGCCACGACCTCGGATTTGAAGCCCGCGCGGGCGTGCGAGCCGTCGCAGAACGGTTTGTTCTCCGAGTGGCCGCAGCGGCAGAGCCCGATCGAGGTACGGCCCGACAGCCCGAACGGCTGTCCCGCGGCATCCTCGAGCGTGACGGGGCCGCTCACGAGGAGCGAGCCGTCGTTGCGAACGGTGATCTTGACGTCGGTCACGGGGCCTCCGATCAGGTCTTCTTTTTCTTCTCGGCTTTTTCCGCCGTCAGGAATCGCTGGCGCGCGCCCTTCAGGAACTCGATTGCCAGCGCCGGCCCGTCCCAGCCTTCCATCGTGATGCCCTTGTCGAATCCGGGGCGCGACACCACGAGAGTGGGAAAGCCGCGCAGGCCGTAGCGGTTCGCGAGCGTGACCATCTCGGGCGAGTTCTTCCCGCGCACCTCCTCGCGCACGAGGATCGGGACGTAGTCCTTCGCGATCTGGTCCGCGACCACCTTCTGCGAGAAGACCTGCTGCTCGAGGAGGTGGCAGGGGCCGCACCAGTCGGCCGTGAAGAAGTAAAGGGCGAGCTTGCCCGCCTTCTTCGCCTCGGCCTCGCCCGCGACGATGGGGCGCCACTTGACGAGGCTCGGCGACGCCGCGTGCGCGCGGCCGGCGGCCGCCAGGAACGCGAGGGTGACGACGAGCGCGCCCATCGGGCGCCGGAAAACGGGGGCTCCTGTCATGCCCGGATGTTAGCGCGGCGGCGCGGCCGCGGCGCCCGCATCCGAGCCGTCCGAGATCTCGGAGCTGAGCTCCCGGAAGCTCCGCGGCCACTCGGACGGCGGCCGGCGCAGGGCGTCCTGCATGGCGCGCGTCCGGATCCCGCGGGCCGCCTCGGCGAGGAGACCCGCGGCGTACGCATACTGGCCGCGATCGCGCGCGCGAAGAGCCTGCACGAGCACGACCGGAGGCGCGCGCCGGACGCGGTCCGGAAGCTCGTCGGCGAACGCGTGCGCGGTTTCGTCCTGTCCCGACAGGCGCAGGCCCTCGAGACGGATGGCGGCCATGTATCCCGACGGCAGCAGCGCGAAGAGCGTCTCCGCGATCCGCGCCGCACGGTCCGGCCGGCCGATGTCGAGATTCCGGAGCGCCTGGTCCGCGAGGCCCGCGTACCAGGCCGGGTTATAGGTTCCGGGGCGCTCGCCGCGCGGGTGCCGGAAGCTCATGAAGAGGTGCGGCCAGCGGAACGGCGTCGTGAGGTAGTTCACGAGCGGCGTCCGCGTCGTGATCATCGGCGAGGGCGGCGGCAGGTCCGGAACGGCGTCCGGATGCGCGGCCAGCCAGGGCGGGCGCAGCAGCCTTTCGCGGCGCTCGTCGTCGCCGAGGTCCGCGAACCGGACCCCGAGGAGGAAGGGGTGCAGCCGGAACGCCGAGAAACCGGCGTCGGACGCCGCAGGAACGTAGCGCCAGAGCCGGTACGTGCCGTTCTCCTCGCGCGGTGGCCGGAACGAAGCGGGATATTCCGCGTACAGCTCCGGCGAGACTCGGCCAAGCCCGGTCGACGAGACGTAGAAGAAGGACGCCGCCTCGGATTCGAACGTCCCGAGCGCATTGACGCCGATCCCGAGCGCGACGAGCGTCGCCCCGGCCGCGCGCCCGAGGCGCGAGGCCGCGGCCG
It includes:
- a CDS encoding ATP-binding cassette domain-containing protein; protein product: MSVEVRNLARRFTDDGPPAVADVSFTAPTGAITAVLGPSGAGKSTVLRIIAGLEEPDAGRVLLSGEDVTTTPVQKRGVGFVFQGYALFGHLTVRENVAFGLRVRRVPRREAFAKADELLARVQLDGLEGRRPNELSGGQRQRVAFARALAVNPRVLLLDEPFGALDAGVRLELGEWLLRLHDETGLTTLLVTHDQPEAFSLASHLVVLFDGKVAQAGTPAELRAQTTDERLAAFLRVVRR
- the cysW gene encoding sulfate ABC transporter permease subunit CysW; protein product: MAASRGFRPAPTLAERPAVRRALVGAALAFLGLFVFLPLASVFAQALRKGPAAYLAAITEPNALAAIRLTLLTAALVVPFHLVFGLLTAWLVAKFRFRGKGFLVALVDLPFAVSPVIGGLVFVLLFGRRGLLGPFLQLHDWKVIYAVPGIVLATIFVTFPFVTREVLAVMEAQGNAEEEAALTLGANGWQTFFRVTLPKVRWGLLYGVVLCNARAMGEFGAVSVVSGHIRGVTNTIPLHVEILYNEYDMTGAFAVASLLTFLALVTLAVRKLEEARVAAR
- a CDS encoding glucosidase; translated protein: MPQAGPLDPESLRLEEDRSRKANWKRWGPYLSDRQWGTVREDYGAEGQPWTYFPHDHARSRAYRWGEDGLAGFSDRHGLICLAPALWNGHDPILKERLFGLSGPEGNHGEDAKEYWFHLDGTPTHSYMRMLYKYPQAEFPYRALVEENARRTRLDPEFELLDTGVFAESRYWDVFVTYAKASAEDLLVTIEAVNRGPDAAPLHVLPTIWFRNTWSWGLDARLPRLEASAPPAGAAAIAVHHPYYGGRTLYVEGAPDLLFTDNISNARKLWGAEDEGRFVKDAFHERVVHGVTEAVNPAGYGTKAAAWFRFDVPAGESRTVRLRLTDRSLAAPFDEEFDRVLAARRDEADAFYARVIPRELSADAKNVMRQSFASMLWSKQYYGYDVARWLRGDPGQPSAPDERLRGRNAAWQHLFNADVLSMPDKWEYPWYAAWDLAFHTIPLALVDPDFAKDQLVLLLREWYMHPNGQLPAYEWKFEDVNPPVHAWAAWRVYKIDAKRSGTPDRAFLARVFHKLLLNFTWWVNRKDQDGNNVFQGGFLGLDNIGLFDRSKPLPFGATLQQSDATSWMGMYCLNMGTIALELAREDKAYEDIASKFFEHFMYISKAMNAPEHGTGLWDESDGFFYDVLRLADGHGIPMRIQSMVGLIPLFAVATLEPAHLEAFPGFRRRMQWFLDHGAAYGAKVETQTTAAGTRRLLSLVGRERLRRILDPLLDPDRFLSDHGIRSLSRAHRDRPFVVPWDGRELRVDYEPSESRTSLFGGNSNWRGPVWFPVNFLLIESLQKFHHFFGDTFTVEFPKGSGRELSLWQVADELSRRLTGIFLAGPDGRRPAFGGTGIFQADPHWRDLLLFHEYFNGDDGAGLGASHQTGWTGLVAKLLQQAGDGRPE
- a CDS encoding CDGSH iron-sulfur domain-containing protein: MTDVKITVRNDGSLLVSGPVTLEDAAGQPFGLSGRTSIGLCRCGHSENKPFCDGSHARAGFKSEVVARELPPPKPKP
- a CDS encoding thioredoxin family protein — its product is MTGAPVFRRPMGALVVTLAFLAAAGRAHAASPSLVKWRPIVAGEAEAKKAGKLALYFFTADWCGPCHLLEQQVFSQKVVADQIAKDYVPILVREEVRGKNSPEMVTLANRYGLRGFPTLVVSRPGFDKGITMEGWDGPALAIEFLKGARQRFLTAEKAEKKKKT
- a CDS encoding DUF692 domain-containing protein, with the protein product MGDRFGLPDLGVGVGLRTVHFGHILAKKPDVDFYEALTENFLDTGGRPLHVLDRVAERTPVVLHGVSMSIGGTDPLDFDYLRKVKSLAHRTKALWVSDHLCFTGVMGRNTHDLLPLPYTEESLKHVTKRVKTVSDVLERPLVLENPSSYVEFRASTIPEWTFFDRLLRDADCGMLLDVNNVYVSSVNHGFDPVAYLDALPHDRVVQYHLAGHTDKGTYLLDTHSARVKDEVWSLFRHANALTGPRATLLEWDEDIPDFETVHAEAKKALAHRPPLVRVEARVTAAAHA
- a CDS encoding putative DNA-binding domain-containing protein, whose amino-acid sequence is MPELRALERWMQASIVHPGTIEEAIRSRAATRHVPLREAERAILPSKTMAPLERLAVYQGMYPLRMHDALAADYPGLRAFLGHHLFEHFVADYVAVHPSRSYTLNRLGDHVPDFVKTWHHPKRAFLADLARLELAVTETFDAEDDAAPAAPPAHVDSDWESRRFGIAPTLRLLAFRHAAGPALDALKAGRKASTRPKASWAAVHRRSFVVYRLDLSRGEFHLLAALAAGESLGKALRLAARKARSPLSPAAVRKAFRIWTSEGILRA